One genomic segment of Actinoplanes ianthinogenes includes these proteins:
- a CDS encoding gamma-glutamylcyclotransferase family protein has protein sequence MPLLFSYGTLQDPAVQRANFGRELEGRADTLPGYAERLLEITDPEVLATSGKTHHPIVVETGEDADGVPGTVFEVTEDELTAADKYEVDDYHRVLVSLGSGVRAWVYVSAAAY, from the coding sequence ATGCCTCTGCTCTTCTCGTACGGCACCCTGCAAGATCCCGCCGTCCAGCGGGCCAACTTCGGAAGGGAACTGGAGGGCCGGGCGGACACCCTGCCCGGGTACGCGGAACGGCTCCTGGAGATCACCGACCCGGAGGTCCTGGCGACCAGCGGCAAGACCCATCACCCGATCGTCGTGGAGACCGGCGAGGACGCCGACGGGGTACCGGGCACGGTGTTCGAGGTGACCGAGGACGAGCTGACCGCGGCCGACAAGTACGAAGTGGACGATTACCACCGGGTGCTGGTCTCGCTCGGCTCCGGCGTACGCGCCTGGGTGTATGTGAGCGCCGCCGCGTACTGA
- a CDS encoding Ig-like domain-containing protein, with protein MLMVSWTLRTATAVSLAGGLVLAGAVPAVADDPAADVTNPVITSVGLTDGQLVRAVPLFRVTATDDVKVTKVVVTVDTPGDPYANGGCQTSATAGYWICKAVTTTRVRDYYDSTITVQALDAAGNRSAPIVRQVHVDNVAPRMDLTPAPGSSMRSGPVTIEITGVPADITKVEVLDGAFGPVLATLTEAPWSYTWQATDGATQPCFQAFDRVGNISSPCTGYIVDDEEPVITRVDATSMYTTSRVDSGNGWVGGDTGLTPTIDDESPITRTQWRVNGELKSTGSSFSWAAKTIAAPTATVDLQVWDAAGNTASTSFPVNIDRTAPTMVISPAERALVRGTSFVTSLRASDVHGVAYTQFGNQATTSSWVRSGADGPKTLTWLATDSLGNTAEARRTVIVDNTAPGLTVTKRPTNNTKLTKKTTLTAAASDRNGVAKVQLLVNGKVVATDYTAGYHFTLNPKRYGKKFTVQLRAYDKAGNVKYSTKRTYRR; from the coding sequence ATGCTGATGGTGAGCTGGACGTTGCGAACGGCGACAGCGGTGTCTCTCGCGGGCGGGCTGGTGCTGGCCGGCGCGGTACCCGCGGTCGCGGACGATCCGGCCGCGGACGTCACGAACCCGGTGATCACCAGCGTCGGGCTGACCGACGGGCAGCTGGTCCGGGCGGTTCCGCTCTTCCGGGTCACCGCCACCGACGACGTCAAGGTCACCAAGGTGGTGGTCACGGTCGACACACCCGGCGACCCCTACGCCAACGGCGGCTGCCAGACCTCGGCGACCGCCGGATATTGGATCTGCAAGGCAGTCACGACGACGCGGGTCCGTGACTATTACGACAGCACCATCACCGTGCAGGCTCTCGACGCGGCGGGTAACCGCAGTGCGCCGATCGTCCGGCAGGTGCATGTCGACAACGTGGCACCACGGATGGATCTCACGCCGGCGCCAGGGTCGTCGATGCGCAGCGGCCCGGTCACCATCGAGATCACCGGCGTGCCGGCTGACATCACGAAGGTGGAGGTGCTCGACGGGGCGTTCGGGCCGGTGCTCGCCACCCTCACCGAGGCGCCGTGGTCCTACACCTGGCAGGCCACCGACGGGGCCACACAGCCCTGTTTCCAGGCATTCGATCGAGTCGGCAACATCTCGTCCCCGTGCACCGGGTACATCGTCGATGACGAGGAGCCGGTCATCACGCGGGTGGACGCCACCAGCATGTATACGACGAGCCGGGTGGACAGCGGCAACGGCTGGGTCGGCGGTGACACCGGATTGACGCCCACGATCGATGACGAGTCGCCGATCACCCGAACGCAGTGGCGGGTCAACGGTGAACTGAAGTCGACGGGATCCAGTTTCAGCTGGGCGGCGAAGACAATCGCGGCACCGACCGCGACCGTGGACCTGCAGGTCTGGGACGCCGCCGGCAATACGGCGTCGACGTCGTTCCCGGTGAACATCGACAGGACCGCGCCGACGATGGTCATCTCGCCGGCCGAGCGGGCCTTGGTCCGGGGCACGTCGTTCGTCACCTCGCTGCGGGCATCGGACGTGCACGGTGTCGCTTACACCCAATTCGGGAACCAGGCGACGACGTCGTCGTGGGTCCGGTCCGGCGCGGACGGCCCCAAGACCCTGACCTGGCTGGCGACCGACAGTCTGGGCAACACCGCGGAGGCCCGGCGGACCGTGATCGTCGACAACACGGCCCCGGGCCTGACGGTCACCAAGCGGCCGACGAACAACACCAAGCTGACCAAGAAGACCACGCTGACCGCCGCGGCGAGCGACCGTAACGGCGTTGCCAAGGTCCAGCTGCTGGTCAACGGCAAGGTCGTGGCCACCGACTACACGGCCGGTTACCACTTCACGCTGAACCCCAAGAGGTACGGCAAGAAGTTCACCGTGCAGCTGCGCGCCTACGACAAAGCGGGCAACGTCAAGTACTCGACGAAGCGCACCTACCGCCGCTGA
- a CDS encoding APC family permease produces MNAPMPKSLGVIDGVVIAASSTAATTSIAIGTGVLAATVGRQVPILLVLAFLPMIGIAGAYARLNRSEPDCGAGYTWVGRTLGPWLGFLAGWIPVAGTVIFLAYTTAICGSLLIQTAGKVGLHGLDPDSTAQCTLVGLVVLVAVTWTAIRGVAHAVTFQKYLLIFEYAVLIVFCGWGMIVGDQPFSLSWLNTFAFDSLSGLAQGLVLAVFFYWGWDSAFNVTEETRNPEDASRGGFIALFTMLGLFVLGSIAFQRVLPTEELAENGAQGLSYFAAKLVGEPWASVPLLALMFSAIASVQSGVIPTARLTLAMSRDKTLGPFWARLSKRGAPAAGTVVIAVIAGFVALLEFAIPTLNQAILAAVNTIGLLVAVYYGLTAIASAVRFRGLLRTNPTEGLRAVVIPLLSGTALLALGIYLALYYATLSDSFAISVENGWFNLAAPALIVLLGIGAAAMAKWRRRSPYFARVEETV; encoded by the coding sequence ATGAACGCACCCATGCCGAAGTCACTCGGCGTCATCGACGGCGTCGTGATCGCCGCCTCCAGCACCGCCGCCACCACCAGCATCGCGATCGGCACCGGTGTGCTCGCCGCGACCGTCGGCCGCCAGGTGCCGATCCTGCTGGTCCTGGCGTTCCTGCCGATGATCGGCATCGCCGGCGCCTACGCCCGGCTGAACCGCTCCGAGCCCGACTGCGGCGCCGGATACACCTGGGTGGGCCGCACCCTCGGCCCCTGGCTCGGCTTCCTGGCCGGCTGGATCCCGGTGGCCGGCACGGTGATCTTCCTGGCCTACACCACCGCGATCTGCGGCTCGCTGCTGATCCAGACCGCCGGCAAGGTCGGCCTGCACGGCCTCGACCCGGACTCGACCGCGCAGTGCACCCTGGTCGGCCTGGTGGTGCTGGTGGCGGTCACCTGGACGGCGATCCGCGGGGTGGCGCACGCCGTCACCTTCCAGAAATACCTGCTGATCTTCGAGTACGCGGTCCTGATCGTCTTCTGCGGCTGGGGGATGATCGTCGGCGACCAGCCGTTCTCGCTCTCCTGGCTCAACACGTTCGCCTTCGACTCGCTCAGCGGCCTGGCACAGGGCCTGGTGCTGGCGGTCTTCTTCTACTGGGGCTGGGACTCCGCGTTCAACGTCACCGAGGAGACCCGCAACCCGGAGGACGCCTCCCGCGGCGGGTTCATCGCGCTCTTCACCATGCTCGGCCTCTTCGTGCTCGGCTCGATCGCGTTCCAGCGCGTGCTGCCCACCGAGGAACTGGCCGAGAACGGCGCGCAGGGCCTCAGCTACTTCGCCGCCAAGCTGGTCGGCGAGCCGTGGGCGTCGGTGCCACTGCTCGCGCTGATGTTCTCGGCGATCGCCTCGGTGCAGTCCGGGGTGATCCCGACCGCCCGGCTGACCCTGGCGATGAGCCGGGACAAGACGCTCGGCCCGTTCTGGGCGCGGCTCAGCAAGCGCGGCGCGCCCGCCGCCGGCACTGTCGTGATCGCGGTGATCGCCGGGTTCGTGGCCCTGCTGGAGTTCGCCATCCCCACGCTCAACCAGGCGATTCTCGCCGCGGTGAACACCATCGGCCTGCTCGTGGCGGTCTATTACGGGCTGACCGCGATCGCCTCCGCGGTCCGCTTCCGCGGACTGCTGCGGACCAACCCCACCGAAGGCTTGCGGGCCGTTGTCATCCCGCTGCTTTCCGGTACGGCATTGCTCGCCCTCGGCATCTACCTCGCCCTGTACTACGCCACCCTGAGCGACAGCTTCGCGATCAGCGTGGAGAACGGCTGGTTCAACCTGGCCGCCCCGGCGCTGATCGTGCTGCTCGGGATCGGGGCCGCCGCGATGGCGAAGTGGCGCCGCCGCTCACCGTACTTCGCTCGTGTGGAGGAGACCGTATGA
- a CDS encoding TetR/AcrR family transcriptional regulator translates to MAKRERGTLSRAEIVKVALEVAEADGAEALTFRRLGPALGVAPTAVLRHFRDKDELLLAIGAQLLEHALSEVDTDEPDWRKRIMSLARASRRAFVTHPRVAALVATRTLRQEAEFRTVELIIGALEQAGLHGRAAASMYRAVADTILAWTAFEANVHAVGLDVMDRDGLAWTREYVVLPADRYPHIRNVAEHLSDVNREDQFELALELILDAVEMRAKPI, encoded by the coding sequence ATGGCGAAGAGGGAGCGGGGCACGCTGAGCCGGGCGGAGATCGTCAAGGTGGCGCTGGAGGTGGCCGAGGCGGACGGCGCGGAGGCGCTGACCTTCCGGCGACTCGGCCCGGCGCTCGGGGTGGCGCCCACCGCGGTGCTGCGGCACTTCCGGGACAAGGACGAGCTGCTGCTGGCGATCGGCGCGCAGCTGCTGGAGCACGCGCTGTCCGAGGTGGACACGGACGAGCCGGACTGGCGGAAAAGGATCATGTCGCTGGCCCGGGCCAGCCGCCGCGCCTTCGTCACGCATCCCCGGGTGGCCGCCCTGGTCGCCACCCGCACGCTGCGCCAGGAGGCCGAGTTCCGCACCGTCGAGCTGATCATCGGCGCCCTCGAGCAGGCCGGCCTGCACGGTCGCGCCGCCGCCAGCATGTACCGCGCGGTCGCCGACACCATCCTGGCCTGGACCGCCTTCGAGGCGAACGTGCACGCCGTGGGCCTGGACGTGATGGACCGCGACGGCCTGGCCTGGACCAGGGAATACGTCGTCCTGCCCGCCGACCGCTACCCGCACATCCGCAACGTCGCCGAGCACCTGAGCGACGTCAACCGCGAGGACCAGTTCGAGCTGGCGCTGGAACTCATCCTGGATGCGGTCGAAATGCGGGCAAAACCTATTTGA
- a CDS encoding Gfo/Idh/MocA family protein: MAARRSIGIVINGVTGRMGYRQHLVRSLLAIREQGGVALPGGGQIWPELILVGRDPDKLAALAARHGLTEWTTDLDAALARPDVEIYFDAQVTQQREKAIRQAIAAGKHVYTEKPLAESSPAAEELAELAAAAGIRSGVVQDKLFLPGLRKLKRLIDGGFFGRILSVRGEFGYWVFEGDWQAAQRPSWNYRLADGGGIVMDMFPHWNYVLEELFGAVRSVQATTATHIPVRVDERGEEYTADADDAAYGIFELEGGIVAQINSSWAVRVNRDELVEFQVDGTHGSAVAGLRGCKIQHRATTPKPVWNPDLPVTFSFRDQWTEVPDNDEFDNGFKVQWEAFLRHVVAGEAFPWDFASGARGVRLAEAGLRSAREGRRIELGNA; the protein is encoded by the coding sequence ATGGCAGCGCGCAGATCGATCGGAATTGTGATCAACGGAGTGACCGGCCGGATGGGGTACCGGCAGCACCTGGTCCGCTCCCTGCTCGCCATCCGGGAGCAGGGCGGCGTCGCCCTGCCCGGTGGCGGCCAGATCTGGCCGGAGCTGATCCTGGTCGGCCGCGACCCGGACAAACTCGCGGCGCTCGCCGCACGGCACGGCCTCACCGAGTGGACCACCGACCTGGACGCCGCGCTGGCCCGGCCGGACGTGGAGATCTACTTCGACGCGCAGGTCACCCAGCAGCGGGAGAAGGCGATCCGCCAGGCGATCGCGGCCGGCAAGCACGTCTACACCGAGAAACCCCTCGCCGAGAGCTCGCCGGCGGCCGAGGAGCTGGCCGAGCTGGCCGCCGCGGCCGGCATCCGCAGCGGCGTGGTCCAGGACAAGCTCTTCCTGCCCGGCCTGCGCAAGCTGAAGCGGCTGATCGACGGCGGCTTCTTCGGCCGGATCCTGTCGGTGCGCGGCGAGTTCGGCTACTGGGTCTTCGAGGGCGACTGGCAGGCCGCCCAGCGTCCGAGTTGGAACTACCGGCTGGCCGACGGCGGCGGCATCGTGATGGACATGTTCCCGCACTGGAACTACGTGCTGGAGGAGCTGTTCGGCGCGGTGCGCAGCGTGCAGGCGACGACCGCCACGCACATCCCGGTCCGGGTCGACGAGCGCGGTGAGGAATACACCGCCGACGCCGACGACGCGGCCTACGGGATCTTCGAGCTGGAGGGCGGCATCGTCGCCCAGATCAACTCGTCCTGGGCGGTCCGGGTCAACCGCGACGAGCTGGTCGAGTTCCAGGTCGACGGCACGCACGGCAGCGCGGTCGCGGGCCTGCGCGGCTGCAAGATCCAGCACCGGGCGACCACCCCGAAACCGGTGTGGAACCCCGACCTGCCGGTCACCTTCTCGTTCCGCGACCAATGGACCGAGGTGCCGGACAACGACGAGTTCGACAACGGCTTCAAGGTGCAGTGGGAGGCGTTCCTCCGGCACGTCGTCGCCGGTGAGGCGTTCCCCTGGGACTTCGCCTCCGGCGCCCGCGGCGTCCGGCTCGCCGAGGCCGGCCTGCGGTCCGCCCGCGAGGGCCGCCGCATCGAGCTGGGGAACGCCTGA
- a CDS encoding Ig-like domain-containing protein, translated as MRHRTVALSTLTTLAAGLVFASPAQAADGPVTDLGIAPGARVNRTVELRPTVAAEADVAQLQLWANNAPVAYDYAAPWSLSWNTRGIIDQDVPVYLVAVDKDGNKTPTGKVTVRVDNYAPLASFPQGWGSSQQYPASNNSFTGIQRFSLTPAGDADTVRWIQLSVGGQVIDTATAAPWPVTWDTSAFPEGVVKLTATTTDDLGNTTQNSAWLWVDRTGPATTVRFPQVAGYVSVHQPLAVEASDPATVDRAELYLNGVLADTATLNGAGVADLDLAAGTANGPATLTVKTYDHLGNVTEQTRSVVVDNDKPVAAGAPGSSYLRGTFGAGVSNFRDATGAAYLAVYFDDFRGTGFTERSPWYVHVNSRAVADGRHTLAWDVKDKAGNLTQLRRSVYVDNTAPAVRFGTAPKNRAKLTRKVTVKAIAADRFGIARVQLLVNGKVVATDSKAAFSFTLNPKKFGKKFTVQLRAYDRAGNVKYSTKRTYRR; from the coding sequence ATGCGTCATCGCACCGTCGCCTTGTCCACTCTCACCACCCTGGCCGCCGGCCTCGTCTTCGCTTCGCCCGCGCAAGCCGCCGACGGGCCGGTCACCGACCTCGGCATCGCACCCGGCGCCCGCGTCAACCGGACTGTCGAGCTCCGGCCCACGGTGGCCGCGGAGGCCGACGTCGCCCAGCTCCAGCTGTGGGCGAACAACGCGCCCGTCGCCTACGACTACGCGGCGCCCTGGTCGCTGAGCTGGAACACCCGGGGCATCATCGACCAGGACGTGCCGGTCTACCTGGTCGCCGTCGACAAGGACGGCAACAAGACGCCGACCGGGAAGGTCACCGTCCGGGTCGACAACTACGCGCCACTGGCGAGCTTCCCGCAGGGCTGGGGCAGCAGCCAGCAGTACCCGGCGAGCAACAACAGCTTCACCGGCATCCAGCGGTTCTCACTGACCCCGGCCGGCGACGCCGACACCGTCCGGTGGATCCAGCTGTCGGTGGGCGGCCAGGTCATCGACACGGCCACCGCGGCGCCGTGGCCGGTCACCTGGGACACCTCGGCCTTCCCGGAGGGCGTGGTCAAGCTGACCGCGACCACCACCGACGACCTGGGCAACACCACGCAGAACTCGGCCTGGCTGTGGGTGGACCGGACCGGGCCGGCGACGACCGTCCGGTTCCCGCAGGTGGCGGGTTACGTCAGCGTCCACCAGCCGCTCGCGGTCGAGGCGTCCGACCCGGCCACCGTCGACCGGGCCGAGCTGTACCTGAACGGCGTGCTCGCTGACACCGCCACGCTGAACGGCGCCGGCGTCGCCGACCTCGACCTCGCGGCGGGCACTGCGAACGGTCCGGCCACGCTGACCGTCAAGACGTACGACCACCTGGGCAACGTCACCGAGCAGACGCGCTCGGTCGTGGTCGACAACGACAAGCCGGTCGCGGCCGGCGCGCCCGGGTCGAGCTACCTGCGCGGTACCTTCGGCGCCGGGGTCAGCAACTTCCGAGACGCCACCGGCGCCGCCTACCTGGCCGTCTACTTCGACGACTTCCGCGGCACCGGCTTCACCGAGCGCAGCCCGTGGTACGTGCACGTCAACAGCCGCGCGGTCGCCGACGGCCGGCACACCCTGGCCTGGGACGTGAAGGACAAGGCCGGCAACCTCACGCAGCTGCGCCGGTCGGTCTACGTCGACAACACCGCGCCGGCGGTGAGGTTCGGCACCGCGCCGAAGAACCGGGCGAAGCTGACCCGCAAGGTGACCGTCAAGGCCATCGCCGCCGACCGCTTCGGCATCGCCCGGGTCCAGCTGCTGGTCAACGGCAAGGTGGTGGCGACCGACAGCAAGGCCGCCTTCAGCTTCACCCTGAACCCGAAGAAGTTCGGCAAGAAGTTCACCGTCCAGCTCCGCGCGTACGACCGCGCCGGGAACGTGAAGTACTCGACGAAGCGGACCTACCGCCGCTGA
- a CDS encoding amidohydrolase, whose translation MTTADLLFTGGPVFTAGGARSRATAVAVKDGRILAVGHDLADLRGARTEVVDLAGKLLIPGFQDAHVHAVFGGVEMGECDLTGTTDLAVYRERIAAYAAAHPDREWITGSGWSMESFPGGVPSAALLDAIVPDRPVYLTNRDHHGAWVNSVALELAKVTRDTPDPADGVINRDAAGNPAGALQEGAMGLVGHLIPATTPDQLVAGLRRAQALLHSLGVTGWQDAMLRGSNGYPDPADAYRTAAGEGWLTAAVTGALWWDRDRGADQIAELVEHRAQLTIGRLTCSTVKIMQDGVAENFTAAMTEPYLDRCGCPTPNSGLSFVDPALLRGYVTELDGLGFQVHFHALGDRAVREALDAIEAARTVNGFRDTRPHLAHLQVVHPDDIARFRRLGATANMQPLWAAHEPQMDELTIPFLDPALAGRQYPFGDLLRAGATLAAGSDWPVSSPNPIEGIHVAVNRQVPGADDDRVFLPEQRLDLGTALAAYTAGSGYLNHRDDSGVVRTGNVADLVVLDRDPFDGPAAAIAATKVAMTFVGGERVYAA comes from the coding sequence ATGACCACCGCTGACCTGCTCTTCACCGGTGGGCCGGTGTTCACCGCGGGCGGGGCGCGCTCCCGGGCCACCGCCGTCGCGGTCAAGGACGGGCGGATCCTCGCGGTCGGGCACGACCTGGCCGACCTGCGCGGGGCCCGGACCGAGGTGGTCGACCTGGCCGGGAAGCTGCTGATCCCGGGGTTCCAGGACGCGCACGTGCACGCGGTCTTCGGCGGCGTCGAGATGGGCGAGTGCGACCTGACCGGCACCACGGACCTCGCGGTCTACCGCGAGCGGATCGCCGCCTACGCGGCCGCCCACCCCGACCGGGAGTGGATCACCGGGAGCGGCTGGTCGATGGAGAGCTTCCCGGGCGGCGTGCCGTCGGCGGCGCTGCTGGACGCGATCGTCCCGGACCGGCCGGTCTACCTGACCAACCGTGACCACCACGGGGCATGGGTCAACTCGGTCGCCCTCGAACTCGCGAAGGTCACCCGGGACACCCCGGATCCGGCGGACGGCGTGATCAACCGAGACGCCGCGGGCAACCCGGCCGGCGCCCTGCAAGAGGGGGCGATGGGGCTGGTCGGCCACCTGATCCCGGCGACCACCCCGGATCAGTTGGTGGCCGGTCTGCGCCGGGCCCAGGCGCTGCTGCACTCGCTCGGCGTCACCGGCTGGCAGGACGCCATGCTGCGCGGGTCGAACGGGTATCCGGATCCGGCGGACGCGTACCGGACCGCGGCCGGCGAGGGCTGGCTGACCGCGGCGGTGACCGGCGCGCTCTGGTGGGACCGGGACCGCGGCGCCGACCAGATCGCCGAGCTGGTCGAGCACCGGGCGCAGCTGACGATCGGGCGGCTCACCTGCTCGACCGTGAAGATCATGCAGGACGGGGTGGCGGAGAACTTCACCGCCGCGATGACCGAGCCGTACCTGGACAGGTGCGGCTGCCCGACGCCGAACAGCGGGCTGAGCTTCGTGGATCCGGCGCTGCTGCGGGGATATGTCACGGAGCTGGACGGGCTGGGCTTCCAGGTGCACTTCCACGCGCTCGGTGACCGGGCGGTCCGGGAGGCGCTCGATGCGATCGAGGCGGCGCGGACCGTGAACGGATTCCGGGACACCCGGCCGCATCTGGCCCACCTCCAGGTCGTGCACCCGGACGACATCGCCCGGTTCCGGCGGCTCGGGGCGACCGCGAACATGCAGCCGCTGTGGGCCGCGCACGAGCCGCAGATGGACGAGCTGACCATTCCGTTCCTGGACCCGGCGCTGGCCGGGCGGCAGTATCCGTTCGGCGATCTGCTCCGGGCCGGGGCGACCCTGGCGGCCGGCTCGGACTGGCCGGTGAGCAGCCCGAACCCGATCGAGGGCATCCACGTGGCGGTGAACCGGCAGGTGCCCGGGGCGGACGACGACCGGGTGTTCCTGCCCGAGCAGCGGCTGGACCTGGGTACGGCGCTGGCGGCGTACACGGCCGGCAGCGGGTACCTCAATCATCGGGACGACAGCGGCGTCGTGCGTACCGGAAACGTCGCGGACCTGGTGGTCCTCGACCGCGACCCGTTCGACGGGCCGGCCGCCGCGATCGCGGCGACGAAGGTCGCCATGACCTTCGTGGGTGGTGAGCGGGTCTATGCGGCCTGA
- a CDS encoding dihydrodipicolinate synthase family protein, producing MATVNLPSGPLTLAGRRLWENPETPPRTRFAYAAAHVVADPRAENAPGAPAVLDWEATLAFRHHLWSHGLGVAEAMDTAQRGMGLDYAATKELIRRSAAAAGGRIVAGVATDQLAPGPVTLDQVHRAYAEQLADVLTAGAGPVLMCSRHLAATARDADDYLTIYRSLLDTSDKPVILHWLGTAFDPALEGYWGSSDVDKATETVLELITANPAKVDGIKISLLDAGHEIRLRRRLPAGVRLYTGDDFNYPELIRGDEQGHSDALLGIFAAIAPAAAAAFAALDRGDLDEYDRIFAPTVPLSRHIFEKPTFYYKTGIVFLAWLAGHQSHFTMVGGLQSGRSVPHFARLVELADAAGLLPDPDLAAHRANRFFEVVAG from the coding sequence ATGGCCACGGTGAATCTGCCGTCCGGGCCGCTGACCCTCGCCGGGCGGCGCCTCTGGGAAAACCCGGAAACCCCACCCCGAACCCGATTCGCGTACGCCGCGGCGCACGTGGTCGCGGATCCGCGGGCCGAGAACGCGCCCGGCGCGCCGGCGGTCCTGGACTGGGAGGCGACGCTGGCCTTCCGGCATCACCTCTGGTCGCACGGCCTGGGTGTGGCCGAGGCGATGGACACCGCGCAGCGGGGGATGGGTCTCGATTACGCCGCGACCAAGGAGTTGATCCGGCGCAGCGCGGCGGCGGCCGGGGGCCGGATCGTGGCCGGCGTCGCCACGGATCAGTTGGCGCCCGGCCCGGTGACGCTCGACCAGGTGCACCGGGCCTATGCGGAGCAGCTCGCGGATGTGCTGACCGCGGGCGCCGGGCCGGTGCTGATGTGCAGCCGGCACCTGGCCGCTACCGCGCGGGACGCCGACGACTATCTGACGATTTATCGTTCGTTGTTGGATACTTCGGACAAGCCGGTGATCCTGCACTGGCTCGGTACCGCGTTCGACCCGGCGCTGGAGGGCTACTGGGGCTCGTCCGACGTGGACAAGGCCACCGAGACGGTTCTCGAGCTGATCACCGCGAACCCGGCCAAGGTCGACGGCATCAAGATCTCGCTGCTCGACGCCGGCCATGAGATCCGGCTGCGCCGCAGGCTGCCCGCGGGGGTCCGGCTCTACACCGGCGACGACTTCAACTATCCGGAGCTGATCCGCGGCGACGAGCAGGGCCACTCGGACGCGCTGCTCGGCATCTTCGCCGCGATCGCCCCGGCCGCGGCCGCCGCGTTCGCCGCGCTGGACCGCGGTGACCTGGACGAGTACGACCGGATCTTCGCGCCGACCGTTCCGCTGTCCCGGCACATCTTCGAGAAGCCGACCTTCTACTACAAGACCGGCATCGTCTTCCTCGCCTGGCTGGCCGGTCACCAGTCGCACTTCACCATGGTCGGCGGGTTGCAGTCGGGTCGTTCGGTGCCGCATTTCGCCAGGCTGGTGGAGCTCGCCGACGCGGCGGGCCTGCTGCCGGATCCCGACCTGGCGGCACACCGTGCCAACCGATTCTTCGAGGTGGTCGCCGGATGA
- a CDS encoding PadR family transcriptional regulator, producing the protein MTMQEPTFFILTALVRTPLHGYGIMQAVEQLSDGRVRLKAGTLYAALDRLSSDGLIVVDREEAVGGRLRRYYVLSDDGRAALEEAVARLQSNARVAATRLREAFGFIGGVQHA; encoded by the coding sequence ATGACGATGCAGGAACCGACGTTCTTCATCCTGACCGCGCTGGTGCGCACACCACTGCACGGCTACGGGATCATGCAGGCGGTCGAGCAGCTCTCCGACGGTCGCGTCCGGCTCAAGGCCGGGACCCTCTACGCCGCGCTCGACCGCCTCAGCTCGGACGGCCTGATCGTCGTGGACCGCGAGGAGGCCGTCGGCGGCCGGCTCCGCCGGTACTACGTGCTCTCCGACGACGGGCGCGCGGCGCTCGAGGAGGCGGTGGCGAGGCTCCAGTCGAACGCGAGGGTGGCCGCGACCCGGCTGCGCGAGGCGTTCGGCTTCATCGGGGGAGTTCAGCATGCCTGA